GTTCTTCGCCGGCCGCCCGCGGCTCGTCGCCCTCGCCGGGCTGAACGCGGTCAGCGCCCTGTTCGGCCGGAACTACTCGCTGACCCTCGCGGTCCTCGTCACCGGCCCGCTGGCCGGCTCCACCGGCTCCTTCGGGGCCGTGTCCACCGCGCTCGCCGTCGGCGGCATCGTGGGCGCGGTGCTCGGCGCCCGGCTGCGCGCCCCCAAGGTGCGCCTGGTCGCCCTGCTCACGGCGGGCGGCGCCCTGCTGCAGATCGTCGCCGGGGCCTCCCCCTCGCTCGCCTTCCTGATCGTGCTCGCGCTGCCGATGGCCATCGCCGAGTCCGTCTCCGACACCGCCCAGAACACGCTGCTGCAGACCGATCCGCCGCCGCGGATGCGCGGCCGCGTCCTCGGCGCGTGGAACAGCGTCCGCACGCTGTGGGGGCTGGCCGCCCCGCCGACCCTGGGCCTCCTGATGGAGCTGCTCGGGGCGCGCGGCGGCCTCGTCACCGGCGGTGTGGTCGTCGCGGCCGCGGTCGCCGGCGGCTGGCTGCTGCACGGGCGCCGGGCCGCGGCCGCGGCTCCGGCCGTCCTGCCGGTGCCCGAGGCGGTTCGCCCGGTGCCACTGACCCGGCCCGCCCTGAAGGGCGCGGCCTGACCCGTTCACGGTCCGCCCCCCGCCCCGGGGACGCGGGCGGGTCCGAGGACGGCGGTGAGCACCTCGTCGACGGTGATCCGCAGCAGCCGCGGGTCGGGCCGGACCGCGTGCGGGTCACCGGGCCGACCCGCACGCTCGACCGAGCCGTCGGGGCCGTCGGAGCCATCGGGCCCGTCGGAGCCGTCGGGGCCAGCGGGGCCGTCGGCGGGATGCCAGAGCGCGATGTGCCGGCCGCCGTCGGCGGGCGGCCCCCAGAGCGCCGGTGACACCGGTCCGTACAGCACCACGGACCGGGTGCCCAGGGCCGTCGCGAGGTGCGCGAGCCCGGTGTCCCCGACGACGACGCAGCGGGCCCCGGAGACCAGGGCGCACAGGTCGTCGAAGGCCAGGCCGTGGTCGCCGCCCGCGACCGCCGAGGGCGCGAGACCGGCCCGTTCGGCGACCGCGCGGGCCAGGGGTGCCTCGCCGGGCCCCGCCGTCACCACCACCGGTCGGCCCGCGAGGCGGACCCGTCGGGCCACCGCGGCGAAACGCTCCACCGGCCAGCGCCGGGCGGGGGCCCGCGCGCCCGGGTGCAGGACGACCGGCCTGGCGTCCCCGCGGGGCGTCGCCGCGCTGGCGGCGGGCGGCGCGATCCGCAGATCGTCCGGGTCGGCGGCGAGCCCGTACCAGCCCAGCAGACGGCACCACCGCAGGCGTTCGTGCTCGTACGGCACCCAGGCCGGCCCGCGGACCCCGGGCACCGCCGGATGGCGGAAGGCCCACAGCGCCTCGGGGGCCTGGCGGACCAGGAGCCGGTGGCTGGCCGGGCCGCGGCCGTGCAGGTTCACCGCCAGGGCGGGGCGCGCGGCGGCGCGCGGCAGGGCGGCGGGCACCTCGCGCTCCCGGGCCGTGACCGGCAGGAGCCGGTCGACGCAGTCCATGCGCCGGACGACGGGGGCGAGTCCGGCGGGACCGGCGAGCAGGATCTCGTGGTCCGGCAGCCCGCGCCGCAGGGCCCGCAGGGCCGGTACGGCGGTCAGCAGGTCCCCCAGCCCCAGCGCCCGCAGCACCAGCACCGCCGGCCGGCCGGCGCCGAACGCGCTCGGGCGGGAGAAGCCGGTGGCGGCCCGTGGCGGGAGCCGTCCGGCGGATCCGCCGTCGTGTCGTCCGGGGAGCCCGGCGCCCGGGGCCGCCGTCATCGGTCCGGGGAGCCGGCCGCGGCGGCCCGTGCCGCGCGGTGGGCGAGGGAGGAGGTGGAGCGGCCGTCGAGGTACGGCAGGACGACCGTCTGACCGCCCCAGCGCCGCAGCGCCGCGGTCTCCGGGAGGCCGTCGGCGGTGTAGTCGCCGCCCTTGACCCACACGTCGGGCCGCAGCCGGTCGAGGAGCCGCTCCGGGGTGTCCTCGTCGAACGCGACCACGGCGTCGACGCTGCCGAGGGCGTCCAGGACGCGCATCCGGTCCGCCAGCGGGGTCAGCGGGCGCCCCGGTCCCTTGAGGCGCGCGACGGACGCGTCGGAGTTGACGCAGACGATCAGGCAGTCGCCGATCCGGCCGGCCCGCTCCAGGAGGCCGACGTGGCCCGCGTGCAGCAGGTCGAAGCAGCCGCCGGTGGCGACGACGGTCCCGCCACGGGCCCGGGTCCTCCGGGCCAGCGCGAAGGCGTCACCGGACGAGGCGTCACCGGACGAAGCGTCACCGGACGAAGCGTCACCGGAGAGCGCGTCACCGGGCGCGGGGCCGCCCGAGCCGCGCGGGGCGGCCGGGGCCCGCGGGCTCGCGTCGTCGTCCGCCGGCTCGCCCACGGCCGACGCCCCGCCGGCCGCGACGAACGCGGCGGCCTCCGCGACCGCCCGCTCCACCGCCTCCTCGGGCAGCGCCCCCTCCCCCAGGGCCACGGTGACCGCCGCGGCGAAGCAGTCGCCCGCGCCGCACGGGTCGCCTCCGGTCACCCGGGGCGCGGGCACGAGCAGCGGCGCACCGGACCCGGCCCGGGTCAGCAGCGCACCCTCGGCGCCGAGCGTCACGACCACCTGTGCCGCCCCCCACCGCTCGGCCAGCGCGGTTCCCCGGTCGGCGTGGGCGCGCAGCGGCGTCGCGGGCGGCGAGCCCTGCCCGGAGACGGGCGGGGAGCCGGGCCCGTGACCGGGCGCGGAGCCCGGCCCGGCGGAGAGGACGGACGCGGGGTGCGGCGGGGCGGTGAAGGCGGCCGCCTCCCCGGCGTTGGGGGTGGCCAGGCGGGTGCCCGGGACCGGGGGGCCGCCGCGGGGGTGGGGGTCCCAGACGACGGGGACCCGGCGGGCGACGGCGGCGAGGACCGGGCGGAGGGCGTCGGCAGTGCCCCGGCCGTAGTCGGAGACGAGGACGGCGCGGGCGGACCGGAGGACGGCCTCGGCGGCGGCGGTGGCTGCTCCCGGCCGGCCGCCGCCGCGGTCGAGGCGGACCAGCGGCCGGCCGCCCGCGAGCACCCGGGTCTTGACCGGCAGGGTGCCGTGCAGGGGCAGCGGCACGACGCGGACCCGGTCCCCCAGTGCCCGCCGCGCCGCCGCGCCGTCGGCGTCGGTGCCGAGCGCCGCCACGAGGACGACCTCGTCACCGGGGCGCGCGGCAAGCTCGGCCACGAGGCGCGCGGCGAGCCCCGCCCCGCCGGCCCGGCGGCGTACGCACGTCACGTCGACCACGGGCGCGGGGGCGTCCGGTGCCAGGCGGTCCGCCGTGCCCTCGATGTCCTCGTCGAGCAGCAGGTCGCCCACGACGACGATCGGTCCGCGGTTCACGGTGCTCCTCCCGTGGCCGCGGACGGCACCCCGTCGCGCGGCACGCCGTTCCGGACGGCCGTGGGCCGGCCGGAACGCCGCGCGTCCGCGACCGACGCGTCGAAGAAGGCGCAGAGGAGGTGCACGGCGACGAGATGGGTCTCCTGCACGGTGGCCGTCGTCGCGCCGTCGACGCACACGGCGTCGTGGGCGGCCTCCGCCAGCGGGTTCGGCAGCGGGCCGGTCAGGGCCCAGACGCGCAGGCCCCGGGCCCGGCCGGTCGTCGCGGCGGAGAGCAGGTTGGGGCTGCGGCCGGAGGTCGAGAGCAGCATCAGTACGTCGCCGGGCCGGCCGTGCGCGGCCACCTGGCGGGCGAAGACCTCGTCGAAGCCGTAGTCGTTGCCGATGGCGGTCACGCTGGACGTCTCGGCGTGCAGGGACAGGGCCGAGTAGGCGGGCCGCTCCTCGCGGTAGCGGCCGACCAGCTCGGCGGTCAGGTGCTGGGCCTGGGCGGCGCTGCCGCCGTTGCCGGCGGCGAGCAGCCGGCCGCCGGCCGTCAGCACCTCCGCGAGCCGGCCGCCCCAGCGCCCGAGGCGTTCCAGTTCGGCGCCCTCCAGGCGCTCGACCGCGCGGCACAGGGAGCGGCAGTGCCGCTGTGCCTCCAGGTGGGTGCGGGTGTCGTTCATGAGGGGCCGGCCGTGACCCGTGCGGGCCGGGCCGCACCTCCTTCCTCGGTTCTCCCCGGTGGGGACGGGACGGTCAGGCGGCTCCGGCCACGGGCAGGTGCGCCGCGTCCAGGGCGGCCCGGTAGGAGTCCTCCGTGGCGGCCCCGACGCGGGCCCAGGAGAAGCGGTCGAGGACCCGCCGCCGTCCCGCCGCGCCGTACCGGGTCCGCAGCGCCGGGTCGGCGAGCAGCAGCCGTACGGCCGCGGCGAGCGCCGGGGGCTCGCCGGGCGGCACGTGCAGCCCGGTCTCCCCGTGGACGACCGAGTCGAGCTGGCCGCCGACCGCGCTGGCGACGAGGGGCCGGCCGCAGGCCATGGCCTCCAGCGGCACGATGCCGAACGGCTCGTAGTCGGCGGGGCAGAGGACCACGTCGGCGCTCCGCATCAGCGCGGGCACGGCGGGGCGTGGCACGGCCCCGGCGAACCGCACCCGGTCGGCGACGCCGGCGTCGGCGGCGAGGGCGCGCAGGCGCCGCACCTCGGGGTCGGCGTCGAGCGCGTCGGGCGGCGGGCCGCCCGCGACGAC
The Streptomyces roseofulvus genome window above contains:
- the rfaE2 gene encoding D-glycero-beta-D-manno-heptose 1-phosphate adenylyltransferase, which translates into the protein MNRGPIVVVGDLLLDEDIEGTADRLAPDAPAPVVDVTCVRRRAGGAGLAARLVAELAARPGDEVVLVAALGTDADGAAARRALGDRVRVVPLPLHGTLPVKTRVLAGGRPLVRLDRGGGRPGAATAAAEAVLRSARAVLVSDYGRGTADALRPVLAAVARRVPVVWDPHPRGGPPVPGTRLATPNAGEAAAFTAPPHPASVLSAGPGSAPGHGPGSPPVSGQGSPPATPLRAHADRGTALAERWGAAQVVVTLGAEGALLTRAGSGAPLLVPAPRVTGGDPCGAGDCFAAAVTVALGEGALPEEAVERAVAEAAAFVAAGGASAVGEPADDDASPRAPAAPRGSGGPAPGDALSGDASSGDASSGDASSGDAFALARRTRARGGTVVATGGCFDLLHAGHVGLLERAGRIGDCLIVCVNSDASVARLKGPGRPLTPLADRMRVLDALGSVDAVVAFDEDTPERLLDRLRPDVWVKGGDYTADGLPETAALRRWGGQTVVLPYLDGRSTSSLAHRAARAAAAGSPDR
- a CDS encoding SIS domain-containing protein produces the protein MNDTRTHLEAQRHCRSLCRAVERLEGAELERLGRWGGRLAEVLTAGGRLLAAGNGGSAAQAQHLTAELVGRYREERPAYSALSLHAETSSVTAIGNDYGFDEVFARQVAAHGRPGDVLMLLSTSGRSPNLLSAATTGRARGLRVWALTGPLPNPLAEAAHDAVCVDGATTATVQETHLVAVHLLCAFFDASVADARRSGRPTAVRNGVPRDGVPSAATGGAP
- a CDS encoding glycosyltransferase family 9 protein, translating into MTAAPGAGLPGRHDGGSAGRLPPRAATGFSRPSAFGAGRPAVLVLRALGLGDLLTAVPALRALRRGLPDHEILLAGPAGLAPVVRRMDCVDRLLPVTAREREVPAALPRAAARPALAVNLHGRGPASHRLLVRQAPEALWAFRHPAVPGVRGPAWVPYEHERLRWCRLLGWYGLAADPDDLRIAPPAASAATPRGDARPVVLHPGARAPARRWPVERFAAVARRVRLAGRPVVVTAGPGEAPLARAVAERAGLAPSAVAGGDHGLAFDDLCALVSGARCVVVGDTGLAHLATALGTRSVVLYGPVSPALWGPPADGGRHIALWHPADGPAGPDGSDGPDGSDGPDGSVERAGRPGDPHAVRPDPRLLRITVDEVLTAVLGPARVPGAGGGP
- a CDS encoding MFS transporter yields the protein MRWWAVAHLVSNTGTWMQLTVQNLLVLDLTGSPAAAGLSISAQAAPGLLVGLLGGAAVDRLPRKATAALAQVALGLVALTTALLVANDGLSLPVLLALAVVTGLIATVDGPACALLGNDLVPAGDVPSAIGVGSLAHSGGRLAGAALAGVTVAALGTAAAYAANAVSFLFVAAVIPFLTLVRPQEEPDGTAVPATVTVAEEDTSVRGGLVFFAGRPRLVALAGLNAVSALFGRNYSLTLAVLVTGPLAGSTGSFGAVSTALAVGGIVGAVLGARLRAPKVRLVALLTAGGALLQIVAGASPSLAFLIVLALPMAIAESVSDTAQNTLLQTDPPPRMRGRVLGAWNSVRTLWGLAAPPTLGLLMELLGARGGLVTGGVVVAAAVAGGWLLHGRRAAAAAPAVLPVPEAVRPVPLTRPALKGAA